One Methanoculleus sp. 7T genomic window carries:
- a CDS encoding 30S ribosomal protein S19e, translated as MTTVYDIPADMFIRQAAEELKKNPQIQPPDWAAFAKTGIHREMPPENDDWWYVRAAAVFRRVYTDGPVGTQRMRSIYGGKRNRGSAPGQFRRGSGSIIRKVFQQLEAAGYVAHTSEGRTVTAAGRSFLDNVASGLKAETTGIAPGIAKY; from the coding sequence ATGACGACGGTATATGACATCCCTGCCGATATGTTCATCCGGCAGGCGGCAGAAGAACTCAAGAAAAACCCGCAGATTCAGCCCCCTGACTGGGCCGCTTTTGCGAAGACGGGGATACACAGAGAGATGCCCCCCGAGAATGACGACTGGTGGTACGTGCGTGCGGCGGCGGTCTTCCGGCGTGTCTACACCGACGGGCCGGTCGGGACCCAGAGAATGCGCTCTATCTACGGCGGCAAGCGTAACCGGGGCTCGGCTCCCGGACAGTTCAGGCGAGGAAGCGGCTCGATCATCAGGAAGGTCTTTCAGCAGCTCGAAGCGGCCGGATACGTCGCCCACACGAGCGAGGGGCGCACGGTCACCGCGGCCGGCAGGTCGTTCCTTGATAACGTCGCAAGCGGCCTGAAGGCTGAAACTACCGGGATTGCACCGGGAATTGCGAAATACTAA
- a CDS encoding 50S ribosomal protein L21e: MAHHNGPRKKTRYKFKKDLRRRGIPPVSSVIQSFEIGQKVHVVVEPSVQKGMPHRRFHGKTGTVVGQRGRAWVLEIRDGETVKQVIARPQHLKAQKV; the protein is encoded by the coding sequence ATGGCACATCACAATGGACCACGCAAGAAGACGCGGTATAAGTTCAAGAAGGACCTCCGAAGACGCGGTATCCCCCCGGTCTCTTCGGTGATTCAGAGTTTCGAGATCGGGCAGAAGGTGCACGTTGTGGTCGAGCCGAGCGTCCAGAAGGGCATGCCCCACCGGAGATTCCACGGGAAGACCGGCACGGTCGTCGGACAGCGCGGACGTGCATGGGTGCTCGAAATCAGGGATGGAGAGACGGTAAAACAGGTGATTGCGAGACCGCAACATCTAAAAGCGCAGAAGGTATAA
- the ftsY gene encoding signal recognition particle-docking protein FtsY translates to MFDSLKKKLQNIRTKFTSNIEEAAEAEPAVPVAELPEELPEELPEELPEEAQPATPEPPLPAPVPAPLPEEVPEADREKPTFFNKLKVLVRDREVLIQEKDVEEPLFELEMVLLENDVALPVTDEIIARMRGDLVGRHRKLGSSVDELVVATLRSALCGVLGEGLDLSRYIREHERPVKILFTGVNGTGKTTTVAKVGHYLQKNGFSVVIGAGDTFRAGAIEQIKTHADRLGIKVIQHQAGADPSAVLFDAVQYAKAHEIDVVLADTAGRFHNRANLMNQLEKIRRVMKPDLVVYVDEAVAGNDAVIRADEFNRAVGTDAVVLTKADMDPKGGAAISVAHTVGKPILFLGTGQGYDDIVPFSPRVVVDELLGDEA, encoded by the coding sequence ATGTTTGATTCCTTAAAGAAAAAACTTCAGAATATCAGGACAAAATTTACCTCGAATATCGAGGAGGCTGCCGAGGCCGAACCGGCGGTCCCGGTTGCGGAACTCCCGGAGGAACTCCCGGAGGAACTCCCGGAGGAACTCCCGGAGGAAGCGCAGCCGGCGACCCCCGAACCTCCTCTCCCGGCTCCCGTTCCGGCTCCCCTGCCGGAGGAAGTGCCGGAGGCGGATCGGGAGAAACCGACGTTTTTCAATAAGTTGAAGGTCCTTGTCCGGGACCGCGAGGTTCTCATCCAGGAGAAGGATGTCGAAGAGCCCCTGTTCGAGCTTGAGATGGTCCTCCTCGAAAACGATGTCGCACTCCCGGTCACGGACGAGATCATCGCCCGGATGCGGGGGGACCTGGTGGGCCGGCACCGGAAACTCGGTTCTTCGGTAGACGAGCTGGTCGTCGCGACGCTCCGGTCCGCGCTCTGCGGCGTGCTGGGCGAAGGCCTCGACCTCTCGCGCTACATCAGGGAGCATGAGCGCCCAGTGAAGATCCTCTTCACCGGCGTGAACGGGACAGGGAAGACGACGACCGTGGCGAAGGTCGGCCATTACCTCCAGAAGAACGGCTTCTCGGTCGTGATCGGCGCAGGGGATACCTTCCGTGCGGGAGCGATCGAGCAGATCAAGACTCACGCCGACCGTCTCGGGATCAAGGTGATCCAGCACCAGGCCGGCGCCGACCCCTCCGCGGTCCTCTTTGATGCGGTCCAGTACGCGAAAGCGCACGAGATCGATGTCGTCCTCGCCGATACGGCCGGCAGGTTCCATAACCGTGCGAACCTCATGAACCAGCTCGAGAAGATCCGGCGGGTCATGAAGCCGGACCTTGTCGTCTACGTCGACGAGGCGGTGGCCGGGAACGACGCGGTCATCCGGGCCGACGAGTTCAACCGGGCGGTCGGGACCGACGCAGTCGTCCTGACGAAGGCGGATATGGATCCCAAGGGCGGCGCCGCCATATCGGTTGCGCATACCGTCGGAAAACCGATCCTCTTCCTCGGGACCGGCCAAGGATACGACGACATCGTGCCGTTCAGTCCTCGCGTCGTGGTCGACGAACTCTTGGGGGATGAGGCCTGA
- the rpl18a gene encoding 50S ribosomal protein L18Ae, whose product MENQTFEVVGACKIKNEWKPYRKVIEAPNENQAKERVFADIGSKHRLKRSYITIEAVNVVAGE is encoded by the coding sequence ATGGAGAACCAGACGTTTGAAGTTGTGGGCGCGTGTAAGATCAAGAACGAGTGGAAGCCGTACCGAAAGGTCATCGAGGCCCCGAACGAGAACCAGGCAAAAGAGAGGGTTTTCGCGGATATCGGAAGCAAACACCGCCTGAAGAGAAGTTATATCACTATCGAGGCTGTTAACGTAGTAGCTGGTGAATAA
- a CDS encoding translation initiation factor IF-6, with protein MTGTIDLTGDPNIGVYARVFEDIAVVYPGAPKEFTDALARELDVDVVTTSIQGSSIIGSLVAGNSRGLVVSGLAADDELAALTEYREILLLEGSMNAAGNVILANDYVAAVHPDMEIDVAEEIGSFLGVPVIRLSLGGIKTVGMAGYATNKGILVHSRANETEIAALERVVDLPIGLGSVNMGSGLVGTGLLANSKGYIAGSFTSGFELGRIEEVFGFLE; from the coding sequence ATGACAGGAACGATCGATCTCACCGGCGACCCGAACATCGGTGTCTACGCCCGCGTCTTTGAGGATATAGCGGTCGTGTACCCGGGGGCGCCAAAGGAGTTCACCGACGCTCTCGCACGAGAACTCGACGTCGACGTTGTGACCACCTCGATTCAAGGGAGCAGCATCATCGGCTCGCTCGTTGCGGGGAACAGCCGGGGGCTGGTCGTCAGCGGCCTTGCCGCCGACGACGAACTGGCTGCCCTTACGGAGTACCGGGAGATCCTCCTGCTTGAGGGGTCTATGAATGCGGCCGGCAACGTGATCCTCGCGAACGACTACGTTGCCGCCGTTCACCCCGATATGGAGATCGACGTCGCCGAAGAGATCGGGTCGTTCCTAGGCGTGCCGGTGATTCGGCTCTCGCTCGGAGGCATCAAAACCGTCGGCATGGCCGGGTACGCCACGAACAAAGGTATTCTCGTCCACTCTCGGGCCAACGAGACGGAGATCGCCGCCCTTGAGCGGGTGGTCGACCTCCCGATCGGCCTTGGTTCGGTCAACATGGGGAGCGGCCTCGTGGGTACCGGACTCCTTGCAAACAGCAAGGGGTACATCGCAGGATCCTTTACGAGCGGGTTTGAACTGGGACGAATAGAGGAAGTCTTTGGGTTTTTGGAGTGA
- a CDS encoding YhbY family RNA-binding protein: MSRESFQDLKPTIWVGKRGITNVMIDEIRRQLKDRKIVKVRWLRNTEIDPEEIAASAGAVLLEVRGRTLVLAERRGRSLGRDSRNI, encoded by the coding sequence ATGAGCAGAGAGTCATTCCAAGACCTCAAACCCACCATATGGGTCGGGAAGCGAGGCATTACGAACGTCATGATCGATGAGATCCGGCGGCAGCTAAAAGATCGGAAGATCGTGAAAGTCCGGTGGCTCCGGAATACCGAGATCGACCCCGAAGAGATAGCGGCGTCGGCCGGCGCGGTTCTCCTTGAGGTCCGAGGGCGGACTCTCGTCCTCGCGGAGCGGCGGGGCCGATCGCTCGGACGCGATTCTCGAAATATATAA
- the rsmA gene encoding 16S rRNA (adenine(1518)-N(6)/adenine(1519)-N(6))-dimethyltransferase RsmA, translating to MSAPRDQHFLVDQRAVGKIAGFVDVSGRRVLEIGPGEGVLTRALLDRGARVVAVEVDPALVEELEIAFADEIEEGRLELVPGDAKKVDLPPFEIVVANLPYSVSSKITFRLLEIGFEVAVLMYQKEFAQRMIAKPGTPAVGRLSVMVQTYATVKPLLELSPNAFHPKPQVRSWVVRVTPHEPPYPIADRGVYADVVRVLFSHRRKTVRKGLRSGKDSLPTEAIERAIAGLPEDLLQQRPEDLTLEEFALIANRMSRCLSDERPARG from the coding sequence ATGAGTGCTCCGAGGGATCAGCACTTTCTCGTCGACCAGAGGGCCGTCGGGAAGATCGCCGGTTTTGTTGATGTTTCCGGCCGGAGGGTGCTCGAGATCGGACCCGGCGAAGGGGTCCTCACTCGTGCTCTCCTCGACCGTGGCGCGAGAGTGGTTGCGGTAGAGGTCGATCCGGCTCTTGTAGAAGAACTCGAGATCGCCTTTGCCGATGAGATCGAGGAGGGCCGCCTTGAACTCGTCCCGGGCGACGCGAAGAAGGTGGACCTCCCGCCGTTTGAGATCGTCGTCGCAAACCTCCCCTACTCCGTCTCTTCGAAGATCACGTTCCGGCTGCTTGAGATAGGGTTTGAGGTCGCGGTCCTGATGTACCAGAAGGAGTTCGCCCAGCGGATGATTGCAAAGCCGGGGACGCCCGCAGTCGGGCGGCTCTCGGTGATGGTGCAGACCTATGCTACGGTCAAGCCGCTGCTTGAACTCTCGCCGAACGCGTTCCACCCGAAACCGCAGGTCCGCTCCTGGGTGGTCAGGGTCACGCCGCACGAGCCGCCGTATCCGATTGCAGACCGGGGGGTCTACGCCGACGTGGTCAGGGTGCTCTTCTCCCACCGGAGGAAGACCGTCCGCAAGGGGCTCCGGAGCGGCAAGGACTCTCTTCCGACCGAGGCTATCGAGCGGGCGATCGCGGGCCTCCCCGAAGACCTCCTGCAGCAGCGGCCCGAAGACCTGACGCTTGAGGAGTTTGCGCTGATAGCAAACCGGATGAGCAGGTGCTTGAGCGATGAGCGGCCGGCGAGAGGCTGA
- a CDS encoding RNA polymerase Rpb4 family protein produces MKVKRIVSEERILLPELRDTLLAVEAARLESGEEMSYELRKSIEHANHLSKTSAEKARDLVDELMKLEKMKEEIAYRIANLMPRTRDELRAIYAKERFNLTTEELDEILDLVMTHF; encoded by the coding sequence ATGAAGGTAAAACGGATCGTTAGTGAAGAGCGGATACTGCTTCCCGAACTGCGTGATACACTCCTCGCTGTAGAGGCAGCCAGGCTCGAGTCCGGGGAAGAGATGTCCTACGAGCTTCGGAAGAGTATCGAACATGCCAATCATCTCTCAAAGACATCAGCCGAGAAAGCCCGCGACCTCGTCGACGAGCTCATGAAGCTCGAGAAGATGAAAGAGGAGATCGCCTACCGCATCGCGAACCTGATGCCGCGGACCCGGGACGAACTACGCGCAATTTACGCAAAAGAACGATTCAACCTTACGACGGAAGAGCTTGACGAGATCCTCGATCTGGTAATGACCCACTTCTAA
- a CDS encoding tRNA pseudouridine(54/55) synthase Pus10 gives MDIIEEVEAILGYGETCNNCLGRFFGKRSFGLTNEERGRALRITRELAANEPHHEPDPESCWICGGELSRVDVWAARVAEAVQGIEFDTFLVGTRVPPLVAESEEMVWSDLSLRDPEPLKAEMNREVGKAVSALTGKEADLKRPDVVAILDLATDAVEIQVNPVFFVGRYLKYERGIPQTHWDCRTCRGAGCERCNFTGKQYADSVEELIGRPVIEAFDAENAVLHGAGREDIDARMLGSGRPFVMEVEEPRKRSVDLAALEEEINRQAEGRVAVHLTGWADRKMVQSLKSDKAHKKYRILVEIDGPVTPDEFRAALDQLKGVTIRQRTPTRVSHRRADKVRERQVLDIRCTGTQDDRYWVEVVGEAGLYIKELVSGDGGRTQPSLAQILGRTASVVSLDVVLVKTANEYGE, from the coding sequence ATGGATATCATCGAAGAGGTAGAAGCAATTCTAGGATATGGCGAGACCTGCAACAACTGTCTCGGGCGCTTCTTCGGCAAGCGGTCGTTTGGGCTGACGAACGAAGAGCGGGGCAGAGCGCTCCGGATCACCCGGGAACTCGCGGCAAACGAGCCGCACCACGAACCTGATCCGGAATCCTGCTGGATCTGCGGCGGCGAACTCTCCCGCGTCGACGTCTGGGCCGCGAGGGTCGCAGAAGCGGTGCAGGGCATTGAGTTCGATACGTTTCTCGTCGGGACGAGAGTGCCCCCGCTCGTGGCCGAGAGCGAGGAGATGGTCTGGAGCGACCTCTCCCTGCGCGACCCCGAGCCGCTGAAGGCCGAGATGAACCGGGAAGTCGGTAAAGCCGTCTCGGCCCTCACCGGGAAAGAGGCAGACCTCAAACGGCCCGACGTCGTGGCGATCCTCGACCTCGCAACAGATGCTGTCGAGATACAGGTCAACCCCGTCTTCTTTGTCGGCCGTTACCTGAAGTACGAACGGGGGATCCCGCAGACCCACTGGGACTGCCGGACCTGCAGGGGGGCCGGGTGCGAGCGGTGCAACTTCACCGGCAAGCAGTACGCGGACTCGGTCGAGGAACTGATCGGCCGGCCGGTGATCGAGGCTTTCGACGCCGAGAACGCCGTCCTCCACGGCGCCGGCCGCGAGGATATCGACGCCCGGATGCTTGGGTCCGGCCGGCCCTTCGTGATGGAGGTCGAGGAACCGCGGAAGCGATCCGTCGACCTCGCGGCGCTTGAAGAGGAGATCAACCGGCAGGCCGAGGGGCGGGTGGCGGTCCACCTGACCGGATGGGCGGACCGGAAGATGGTGCAAAGCCTTAAATCCGACAAAGCGCATAAAAAATACAGGATCCTGGTCGAGATCGACGGCCCTGTAACCCCAGATGAGTTCAGGGCGGCCCTCGATCAGTTAAAAGGTGTAACGATACGACAGCGCACCCCGACTAGGGTGTCACACCGACGGGCAGATAAAGTTCGGGAACGGCAGGTCCTCGATATCAGGTGTACGGGCACACAAGACGACAGATACTGGGTCGAAGTCGTCGGCGAAGCGGGCCTCTACATCAAGGAACTGGTATCGGGAGACGGCGGCAGAACCCAGCCCAGCCTTGCCCAGATCCTGGGGCGCACCGCAAGTGTTGTCAGCCTCGATGTGGTGCTGGTCAAAACAGCAAACGAGTATGGTGAGTAA
- a CDS encoding DNA-binding protein produces MVDDELAELRRRRMEQMQRQAMDQQAMEEEALRQQQIDSQIRIALMEILEPEARERLNTIKLTRPEFAKAVEQQLVMLAQSGRVRQRITDDQLKSLLAQLTPSKREFRITRK; encoded by the coding sequence ATGGTAGATGACGAACTCGCGGAACTCCGCCGCCGAAGAATGGAACAGATGCAACGGCAGGCGATGGACCAGCAGGCTATGGAAGAGGAGGCCCTGCGCCAGCAGCAGATCGATTCGCAGATCCGCATCGCGCTCATGGAGATCCTCGAGCCTGAAGCGAGAGAACGGCTCAATACCATCAAGTTGACCCGGCCGGAGTTTGCGAAAGCGGTCGAGCAGCAACTGGTGATGCTGGCACAGAGCGGCAGGGTCCGGCAACGGATCACCGACGATCAGTTAAAGAGCCTGCTTGCGCAGTTGACGCCGTCAAAGAGAGAGTTCAGGATTACGCGGAAATAA
- the trmY gene encoding tRNA (pseudouridine(54)-N(1))-methyltransferase TrmY: MKRFAVVGHLAATSGNFSLNDLAGSGGRMDVLCRSVNSAFFLSHDLRRDVECYLILCGEPGPEKTVLFRGSEVRYLSPDERSSAALIKKALSIPCGGEFRESTPGVYIRRGGLARLLAEIPFAVLDEAGEDVRIAPALPEACLLSDHHNFTPEELEMIEGLERYSVGPRSLHADHTITVLLNEMDRRESGWISSKR; encoded by the coding sequence ATGAAGCGGTTTGCCGTCGTAGGCCACCTTGCCGCAACGAGCGGCAACTTCAGCCTCAATGATCTTGCCGGGAGCGGCGGAAGGATGGACGTCCTCTGCCGCTCCGTCAACTCCGCGTTCTTCCTCTCTCACGACCTCCGGCGCGACGTCGAGTGTTACCTCATCCTCTGCGGCGAACCGGGTCCGGAAAAGACCGTCCTCTTCCGGGGCAGTGAGGTCCGCTACCTCTCGCCCGACGAGCGGAGCAGCGCGGCCCTGATCAAGAAGGCGCTCTCAATCCCCTGCGGCGGTGAGTTCCGGGAGTCTACGCCGGGGGTCTACATCCGCCGCGGGGGCCTTGCGAGGCTTCTTGCCGAGATCCCGTTCGCGGTCCTCGATGAGGCGGGCGAGGATGTCAGGATAGCACCGGCGTTGCCGGAGGCCTGCCTCCTCTCCGACCACCACAACTTCACCCCCGAGGAACTGGAGATGATCGAGGGGCTTGAGCGCTACTCGGTGGGGCCGCGGTCGCTGCATGCCGATCACACGATTACCGTCCTCTTAAACGAGATGGACCGGAGGGAATCCGGATGGATATCATCGAAGAGGTAG
- a CDS encoding 50S ribosomal protein L39e, with protein MSKLTKGRKIRLAKACEQNRRVPAWVMIRTNRAVASHPKRRNWRRSTLKV; from the coding sequence ATGAGCAAGTTAACGAAGGGCCGGAAGATCCGGCTGGCGAAGGCATGCGAGCAGAACCGCCGCGTGCCGGCATGGGTGATGATCAGGACAAACCGTGCGGTCGCGTCGCATCCGAAGCGGCGCAACTGGAGACGGAGTACCTTAAAGGTGTAA
- a CDS encoding DUF655 domain-containing protein: MKTEKKEENAVVIDVLPMGYVSDQRPVYKREPVVLAVGVNQFKLLELVPKAGADIQIHDRVYIGDAERDKIERVKRRIGYEDLTATAKLELPFVVEQIVRENELRFVDFFNKSLPITPKFHMLHLLPGIGKKLMWEILDQRQKKPFESFADISGRIKSIPHPERMIVSRILHEIEDPDEKYHIFTLK, from the coding sequence ATGAAGACCGAAAAGAAAGAGGAGAACGCGGTAGTTATCGATGTCCTTCCGATGGGATATGTGAGCGACCAGCGTCCCGTCTACAAGCGCGAACCGGTCGTCCTCGCCGTCGGCGTGAACCAGTTCAAGTTGCTCGAACTCGTCCCGAAGGCCGGTGCGGATATTCAGATCCACGACCGCGTCTACATCGGCGATGCGGAGCGGGATAAGATTGAGCGGGTCAAGCGGCGGATCGGCTACGAAGACCTGACGGCGACGGCGAAACTGGAGTTGCCGTTCGTGGTCGAGCAGATCGTCCGCGAGAATGAGTTGCGGTTCGTCGACTTCTTCAATAAGTCGCTCCCGATCACGCCGAAGTTCCACATGCTGCACCTGCTTCCCGGTATCGGGAAGAAACTGATGTGGGAGATCCTCGATCAGCGCCAGAAGAAGCCGTTCGAGAGTTTTGCCGACATCTCGGGGCGGATCAAATCGATTCCGCACCCCGAACGTATGATCGTCAGCCGGATCCTGCACGAGATCGAGGACCCGGACGAGAAGTACCATATTTTCACACTGAAATGA
- the pfdA gene encoding prefoldin subunit alpha: MDQVDPREIQTLQMYLNEYGRQIEILTQQLGMIEQQRLESSAAIETLQAIQENGDGVVLLPIGGGALLRVKVLDAGHVLVNIGADVSVERASADAVEYLGDRITELEALGKKVAGSIEQLQGQAAGISRRLEAAYRGAQQAQAGQGGS; encoded by the coding sequence GTGGACCAGGTAGATCCTCGCGAGATACAGACCCTCCAGATGTACTTGAACGAGTACGGGCGCCAGATAGAGATCCTGACGCAACAACTCGGGATGATCGAGCAGCAGCGCCTTGAATCCTCTGCCGCCATCGAAACCCTCCAAGCGATTCAGGAGAACGGAGACGGTGTCGTCCTTCTCCCTATCGGAGGCGGCGCTCTTCTCCGGGTAAAGGTGCTTGATGCAGGTCATGTCCTCGTGAACATCGGGGCGGACGTCTCCGTCGAACGGGCCAGCGCGGATGCGGTGGAGTATCTAGGGGATCGGATAACCGAACTTGAGGCGCTGGGAAAGAAGGTCGCAGGTTCGATCGAGCAGTTGCAGGGGCAGGCAGCGGGGATCTCCCGGCGCCTTGAGGCGGCCTACCGGGGAGCGCAGCAGGCTCAGGCGGGTCAGGGCGGAAGCTGA
- a CDS encoding DUF7411 family protein, giving the protein MEAGVLFSGGKDSALAAILLARDYEVELNTCVFDSNRDVPAVRAAAAALDLPFQRRVLGNDLLEEAVDLLLSCGYPNDAINMVHLAAVEALSREYGVVGDGTRREDRVPRLERSAVQHLETTTGCSYVRPLLGYGKPEVERLAGRLLVVQYGETGSIGNGDYEQEIRSAVRARGIDPASLFPSRHLQSLVVGKRET; this is encoded by the coding sequence ATGGAAGCGGGTGTGCTCTTCTCGGGAGGGAAAGACAGCGCGCTGGCGGCGATCCTGCTTGCGCGCGATTACGAGGTGGAGTTGAATACCTGTGTATTCGACTCCAACCGCGACGTCCCGGCGGTGCGGGCTGCAGCAGCCGCCCTGGACCTCCCCTTTCAGAGAAGGGTGCTCGGGAACGACCTCCTCGAGGAGGCTGTCGACCTGCTTCTCTCATGCGGTTATCCGAACGACGCAATCAATATGGTCCACCTGGCTGCGGTCGAGGCCCTCTCCCGTGAGTATGGAGTGGTCGGCGACGGCACACGCCGTGAAGACCGGGTTCCCCGGCTCGAACGGTCCGCAGTGCAGCACCTGGAGACGACCACCGGCTGCTCCTACGTCCGGCCGCTCCTCGGCTACGGGAAACCCGAAGTAGAACGCCTTGCCGGCAGGCTGCTTGTGGTGCAGTATGGGGAGACGGGCAGCATCGGAAACGGTGATTATGAGCAGGAGATCCGGAGCGCGGTTCGCGCTCGCGGCATCGATCCGGCGTCGCTCTTTCCGTCTCGCCACCTGCAGTCGCTTGTGGTCGGCAAGAGGGAGACCTAA
- a CDS encoding ribonuclease P protein component 4 encodes MADTTRKSGSRRLARERIALLFVRAAEFYPENPEWSNRCVKLARKIGMRHRIRIDRPLKRRFCRRCSAYLVSGSNARVRIHRGCVIVTCLTCGHRSRYPVGRPQQP; translated from the coding sequence ATGGCAGATACTACACGAAAATCTGGATCCCGAAGGCTTGCCCGCGAGAGGATTGCTCTTCTCTTTGTGCGGGCCGCGGAGTTCTACCCGGAAAACCCCGAGTGGAGCAACCGTTGTGTGAAACTGGCGCGAAAGATCGGCATGCGTCACCGAATACGGATAGACCGGCCGCTGAAACGCCGGTTCTGCCGCCGGTGCAGTGCTTACCTGGTCTCGGGGTCGAACGCACGGGTCAGGATCCACCGGGGGTGCGTGATCGTCACCTGCCTTACCTGCGGGCACCGGTCGCGGTATCCGGTCGGGAGGCCTCAACAACCATGA
- a CDS encoding 50S ribosomal protein L31e, which translates to MAEALKEHIYVIPLREVKRSPRWKRGNTAIKDIRAFLERHMKSEDVKLDRSINEKVWENGSGKPPRKIRVRAMKFEDGQVQAELAEE; encoded by the coding sequence ATGGCAGAGGCATTAAAAGAACATATCTATGTTATTCCTCTCCGCGAGGTGAAGCGTTCACCCCGGTGGAAGAGGGGCAACACCGCCATCAAGGACATCAGGGCGTTCCTCGAACGTCACATGAAGAGCGAGGACGTCAAGCTGGATCGGAGCATCAACGAGAAGGTCTGGGAGAACGGCAGTGGAAAGCCCCCGCGAAAGATTCGCGTCCGCGCGATGAAGTTCGAGGACGGGCAGGTCCAGGCCGAGCTCGCCGAGGAGTGA
- a CDS encoding signal recognition particle protein Srp54, whose translation MLDNLGTSLKDAVKKLAGKTVIDRAAVDELVRDLQRALLQADVNVKLVMQLSQAIKQRALDEEPPKGMGVREHVLRIVYQELVKLMGKPGEVTLGPQTILMAGLQGSGKTTTTAKLARYFQRKGLRVGVICADTFRPGAYDQLKTLCDRIGVPCFGDPKEPDALAIVREGLPRFRKQYEVIIIDTQGRHALEENLIEEIVNINEISHADHRWLVIDAALGQQASEQARRFHEAIGIDGVLVTKMDGTARGGGALSAVSETQSGIVFIGSGETIEDLERFDPDGFISRLLGMGDLKALVERAEEAVSAEDIDVNAMLKGRFTLRDMYKQLEALNKMGPLKQIMSMLPLGGMQIPDDAYDITSTKMQRYKVIMDSMTPSELDDPSVIGSSRVQRIARGAGVAPDDVRDLIKYYKIMQRALKGMRGMGGGKFNMQRMMKKFGRTQ comes from the coding sequence ATGCTCGATAACCTCGGCACGTCTCTGAAGGACGCCGTCAAGAAACTCGCCGGCAAGACGGTGATCGACCGGGCGGCGGTCGACGAGTTGGTCCGCGACCTTCAGCGGGCGCTTCTGCAGGCCGACGTCAACGTCAAACTCGTGATGCAACTCTCCCAGGCGATCAAGCAGCGTGCCCTCGACGAGGAGCCCCCGAAAGGGATGGGCGTCAGAGAGCACGTCCTGCGGATCGTCTACCAGGAACTCGTCAAGTTGATGGGGAAGCCGGGAGAGGTGACGCTCGGACCCCAGACGATCCTGATGGCGGGCCTGCAGGGGAGCGGGAAGACCACGACGACCGCGAAACTCGCCCGCTACTTCCAGCGGAAAGGGTTGCGGGTCGGGGTGATCTGCGCCGACACCTTCCGGCCGGGTGCGTACGACCAACTGAAGACCCTCTGCGACCGGATCGGCGTCCCCTGCTTCGGCGACCCGAAGGAGCCCGACGCACTCGCGATTGTCCGCGAGGGGCTGCCCCGGTTCCGCAAGCAGTACGAAGTGATCATCATCGACACCCAGGGGCGGCACGCTCTCGAAGAGAACCTGATCGAGGAGATCGTCAATATCAACGAGATCTCGCACGCCGACCACCGCTGGCTGGTGATCGACGCGGCGCTCGGCCAGCAGGCGAGCGAACAGGCCCGCCGGTTCCACGAGGCGATCGGGATCGACGGCGTGCTCGTCACGAAGATGGACGGCACCGCGAGGGGCGGCGGCGCACTCTCGGCGGTCTCGGAGACGCAGAGCGGGATCGTCTTCATCGGGAGCGGCGAGACGATCGAGGACCTCGAACGGTTCGACCCGGACGGGTTCATCTCTCGGCTGCTCGGGATGGGCGACTTAAAGGCGCTCGTCGAGCGGGCCGAGGAGGCGGTCTCGGCCGAGGATATCGACGTCAACGCCATGCTCAAGGGGAGGTTCACGCTTCGGGACATGTACAAGCAGCTCGAGGCCTTGAACAAGATGGGGCCCCTAAAGCAGATCATGAGCATGCTCCCCCTCGGCGGCATGCAGATCCCGGACGACGCCTACGACATCACCAGCACCAAGATGCAGCGCTACAAGGTGATCATGGACTCGATGACGCCCTCGGAACTCGACGACCCCTCGGTGATCGGGAGTTCCCGGGTCCAGCGTATCGCCCGTGGCGCCGGTGTCGCGCCCGACGATGTTCGGGACCTCATCAAGTATTATAAGATCATGCAGCGCGCCTTGAAGGGCATGCGGGGCATGGGCGGCGGCAAGTTCAACATGCAGCGCATGATGAAGAAGTTCGGCAGGACCCAGTAG